The nucleotide window TAATCTTCACAGCAAGGAtgaatgataaataaaattaacaccACAACTAAACATGGGGCAGGTATAATTAGTCGTACTCAAATCAAATTTCCAAAGCCAACATTTCAAGTGGCACATGAGCTGAGCCACTTTGGAGCTGTTACCAATTTCCAAATAgccataaaatgaaaatatgataTCCAAAAGCCAGGAGCTGATATAGATTATTCGTACAATGCACGAACTCGACCTTCCATATTTTTCATGTATACCATATAATGTAAACGCACTAAAAGGCAAATTTGGTGAAGGAGTTTTCAGTGAGTAAATGGAAGGGACAGTTGAGAATTTGTCCCGGGAAACTCGAAGGTGTTTAGGGCAGCGGCTACTTTTCAAGTATATTATTATTAGCTGCAGTTCAATAAGGAATATAGAGAAAGTTAAGGAAGAAGTATTCTTAAGTTACTACACCATCCCACAATATTTAGTGACCTCATCCAAATTCACTCccagaaaattttaaaaataaaaaataaaaattgcagCCTTCATTGTAAGGTGAAGAACTACCTCACACAAAAGAAGAACACCAGTTGAGGCGACATTAGATGCATAACAATAGTTTGCACTTTTTGAAAACATATCAGCAAAGTAGACCCCCTTTCCAAACATATAACCTGTTACAGGTGCTTCAGGTGGAGCTATGCGTAGACCTGACAAGTTATGCAATTTTCATTGGGCATACCGTAGTTAGACTGAGCAACCACAAATCAAAGTTAAGTAATCGCATAAGATCATGCGAGGAAAagtgaaactaaaaaaaaaaaatgatgaccTTGGGAGAGAATGCCAGTCCAATTTGTAAGCCGAGAACCATGCCACAAGAGcttcctgttctttgtgttagAAAACTATTCACAGTGTAAAAGAgagtaattaataaataggATTAAGTCTTTAACAAATACAAGAAAGTAAATGATGATGCCACAGGTAAACGCCAAGCACCTTTTCGAAACGCTCATTTTCTCCCTTTCTTGATACCCTAAATATTTGAACAATATCAACTGTATAATTTGAATGTGTTTTCGCATGTGTATTCAGTGCATACTTTGAGAcctgaaacaaaacaaaggaaaCACAAAAACCAAAGGCTTGTTATTTCTGACCAGCGCAAGTAGAGATGAACTCAAGAGGAATGCTATTAATCCatccaaagaagataaaactAGCAAATTGAAATACAATCATTACCATAGAGAATTCCTCGGAATCAACTTCAACTGGTGCAAGTTCACAATGAAGGCGTTGGTAATGAGAATACAAGGGGTCTTCCTGTAATAATGACGGAATCAGACCAGTAATACAGCCTAGCAATAGAANNNNNNNNNNNNNNNNNNNNNNNNNNNNNNNNNNNNNNNNNNNNNNNNNNNNNNNNNNNNNNNNNNNNNNNNNNNNNNNNNNNNNNNNNNNNNNNNNNNNNNNNNNNNNNNNNNNNNNNNNNNNNNNNNNNNNNNNNNNNNNNNNNNNNNNNNNNNNNNNNNNNNNNNNNNNNNNNNNNNNNNNNNNNNNNNNNNNNNNNNNNNNNNNNNNNNNNNNNNNNNNNNNNNNNNNNNNNNNNNNNNNNNNNNNNNNNNNNNNNNNNNNNNNNNNNNNNNNNNNNNNNNNNNNNNNNNNNNNNNNNNNNNNNNNNNNNNNNNNNNNNNNNNNNNNNNNNNNNNNNNNNNNNNNNNNNNNNNNNNNNNNNNNNNNNNNNNNNNNNNNNNNNNNNNNNNNNNNNNNNNNNNNNNNNNNNNNNNNNNNNNNNNNNNNNNNNNNNNNNNNNNNNNNNNNNNNNNNNNNNNNNNNNNNNNNNNNNNNNNNNNNNNNNNNNNNNNNNNNNNNNNNNNNNNNNNNNNNNNNNNNNNNNNNNNNNNNNNNNNNNNNNNNNNNNNNNNNNNNNNNNNNNNNNNNNNNNNNNNNNNNNNNNNNNNNNNNNNNNNNNNNNNNNNNNNNNNNNNNNNNNNNNNNNNNNNNNNNNNNNNNNNNNNNNNNNNNNNNNNNNNNNNNNNNNNNNNNNNNNNNNNNNNNNNNNNNNNNNNNNNNNNNNNNNNNNNNNNNNNNNNNNNNNNNNNNNNNNNNNNNNNNNNNNNNNNNNNNNNNNNNNNNNNNNNNNNNNNNNNNNNNNNNNNNNNNNNNNNNNNNNNNNNNNNNNNNNNNNNNNNNNNNNNNNNNNNNNNNNNNNNNNNNNNNNNNNNNNNNNNNNNNNNNNNNNNNNNNNNNNNNNNNNNNNNNNNNNNNNNNNNNNNNNNNNNNNNNNNNNNNNNNNNNNNNNNNNNNNNNNNNNNNNNNNNNNNNNNNNNNNNNNNNNNNNNNNNNNNNNNNNNNNNNNNNNNNNNNNNNNNNNNNNNNNNNNNNNNNNNNNNNNNNNNNNNNNNNNNNNNNNNNNNNNNNNNNNNNNNNNNNNNNNNNNNNNNNNNNNNNNNNNNNNNNNNNNNNNNNNNNNNNNNNNNNNNNNNNNNNNNNNNNNNNNNNNNNNNNNNNNNNNNNNNNNNNNNNNNNNNNNNNNNNNNNNNNNNNNNNNNNNNNNNNNNNNNNNNNNNNNNNNNNNNNNNNNNNNNNNNNNNNNNNNNNNNNNNNNNNNNNNNNNNNNNNNNNNNNNNNNNNNNNNNNNNNNNNNNNNNNNNNNNNNNNNNNNNNNNNNNNNNNNNNNNNNNNNNNNNNNNNNNNNNNNNNNNNNNNNNNNNNNNNNNNNNNNNNNNNNNNNNNNNNNNNNNNNNNNNNNNNNNNNNNNNNNNNNNNNNNNNNNNNNNNNNNNNNNNNNNNNNNNNNNNNNNNNNNNNNNNNNNNNNNNNNNNNNNNNNNNNNNNNNNNNNNNNNNNNNNNNNNNNNNNNNNNNNNNNNNNNNNNNNNNNNNNNNNNNNNNNNNNNNNNNNNNNNNNNNNNNNNNNNNNNNNNNNNNNNNNNNNNNNNNNNNNNNNNNNNNNNNNNNNNNNNNNNNNNNNNNNNNNNNNNNNNNNNNNNNNNNNNNNNNNNNNNNNNNNNNNNNNNNNNNNNNNNNNNNNNNNNNNNNNNNNNNNNNNNNNNNNNNNNNNNNNNNNNNNNNNNNNNNNNNNNNNNNNNNNNNNNNNNNNNNNNNNNNNNNNNNNNNNNNNNNNNNNNNNNNNNNNNNNNNNNNNNNNNNNNNNNNNNNNNNNNNNNNNNNNNNNNNNNNNNNNNNNNNNNNNNNNNNNNNNNNNNNNNNNNNNNNNNNNNNNNNNNNNNNNNNNNNNNNNNNNNNNNNNNNNNNNNNNNNNNNNNNNNNNNNNNNNNNNNNNNNNNNNNNNNNNNNNNNNNNNNNNNNNNNNNNNNNNNNNNNNNNNNNNNNNNNNNNNNNNNNNNNNNNNNNNNNNNNNNNNNNNNNNNNNNNNNNNNNNNNNNNNNNNNNNNNNNNNNNNNNNNNNNNNNNNNNNNNNNNNNNNNNNNNNNNNNNNNNNNNNNNNNNNNNNNNNNNNNNNNNNNNNNNNNNNNNNNNNNNNNNNNNNNNNNNNNNNNNNNNNNNNNNNNNNNNNNNNNNNNNNNNNNNNNNNNNNNNNNNNNNNNNNNNNNNNNNNNNNNNNNNNNNNNNNNNNNNNNNNNNNNNNNNNNNNNNNNNNNNNNNNNNNNNNNNNNNNNNNNNNNNNNNNNNNNNNNNNNNNNNNNNNNNNNNNNNNNNNNNNNNNNNNNNNNNNNNNNNNNNNNNNNNNNNNNNNNNNNNNNNNNNNNNNNNNNNNNNNNNNNNNNNNNNNNNNNNNNNNNNNNNNNNNNNNNNNNNNNNNNNNNNNNNNNNNNNNNNNNNNNNNNNNNNNNNNNNNNNNNNNNNNNNNNNNNNNNNNNNNNNNNNNNNNNNNNNNNNNNNNNNNNNNNNNNNNNNNNNNNNNNNNNNNNNNNNNNNNNNNNNNNNNNNNNNNNNNNNNNNNNNNNNNNNNNNNNNNNNNNNNNNNNNNNNNNNNNNNNNNNNNNNNNNNNNNNNNNNNNNNNNNNNNNNNNNNNNNNNNNNNNNNNNNNNNNNNNNNNNNNNNNNNNNNNNNNNNNNNNNNNNNNNNNNNNNNNNNNNNNNNNNNNNNNNNNNNNNNNNNNNNNNNNNNNNNNNNNNNNNNNNNNNNNNNNNNNNNNNNNNNNNNNNNNNNNNNNNNNNNNNNNNNNNNNNNNNNNNNNNNNNNNNNNNNNNNNNNNNNNNNNNNNNNNNNNNNNNNNNNNNNNNNNNNNNNNNNNNNNNNNNNNNNNNNNNNNNNNNNNNNNNNNNNNNNNNNNNNNNNNNNNNNNNNNNNNNNNNNNNNNNNNNNNNNNNNNNNNNNNNNNNNNNNNNNNNNNNNNNNNNNNNNNNNNNNNNNNNNNNNNNNNNNNNNNNNNNNNNNNNNNNNNNNNNNNNNNNNNNNNNNNNNNNNNNNNNNNNNNNNNNNNNNNNNNNNNNNNNNNNNNNNNNNNNNNNNNNNNNNNNNNNNNNNNNNNNNNNNNNNNNNNNNNNNNNNNNNNNNNNNNNNNNNNNNNNNNNNNNNNNNNNNNNNNNNNNNNNNNNNNNNNNNNNNNNNNNNNNNNNNNNNNNNNNNNNNNNNNNNNNNNNNNNNNNNNNNNNNNNNNNNNNNNNNNNNNNNNNNNNNNNNNNNNNNNNNNNNNNNNNNNNNNNNNNNNNNNNNNNNNNNNNNNNNNNNNNNNNNNNNNNNNNNNN belongs to Cucurbita pepo subsp. pepo cultivar mu-cu-16 unplaced genomic scaffold, ASM280686v2 Cp4.1_scaffold001084, whole genome shotgun sequence and includes:
- the LOC111786143 gene encoding poly [ADP-ribose] polymerase 2-like; this translates as CITGLIPSLLQEDPLYSHYQRLHCELAPVEVDSEEFSMVSKYALNTHAKTHSNYTVDIVQIFRVSRKGENERFEKFSNTKNRKLLWHGSRLTNWTGILSQGLRIAPPEAPVTGYMFGKGVYFADMFSKSANYCYASNVASTGVLLLCEVVLHLTMKAAIFIFYF